Genomic DNA from Providencia sp. PROV188:
AGCATGGTGGGATTTAGACCCTGCTGAATTGCTGGGCGCTGATGCTGAAACTTATCGTAAAGTACCAGACACTTTAGACGTTTGGTTCGATTCAGGATCCACCCACTTTGCTGTGGTTGATGCTCGTCCTGAATTCCATGGTAACTCCGCAGATATGTATCTGGAAGGTTCTGACCAACATCGTGGTTGGTTCATGTCTTCTCTGATGCTGTCTACTGCGATGAAAGGCAAAGCACCTTACCGCCAAGTTCTGACCCACGGTTTTACCGTTGATGGTCAAGGTCGTAAGATGTCTAAATCTTTAGGTAATACAGTGAGTCCGCAAGATGTGATGAACAAGCTGGGCGCTGATATCCTGCGTCTGTGGGTGGCATCAACTGACTATACGGGCGAAATCGCTGTATCTGATGAAATTTTAAAACGTGCAGCAGACTCTTATCGCCGTATCCGTAATACCGCGCGCTTCTTACTGGCAAACTTAAATGGTTTCAACCCAGAAACCGATATGGTGAAACCAGAAGATATGGTGGTGTTAGATCGCTGGGCGGTTGGTCGTGCATTAGAAGCACAGAAAGAGATTACGAAAGCGTACGATGAGTATGATTTCTTAGGTGTTATCCAACGCTTAATGCATTTCTGCTCTATCGAGATGGGCTCGTTCTATCTGGATATTATCAAAGACCGCCAGTACACCGCGAAAAGTGATAGCGTTGCGCGTCGTAGCTGCCAAACTGCACTGTTCCATATTGTGGAAGCGTTGGTTCGTTGGATTGCACCGGTTCTGTCCTTCACATCTGATGAAATCTGGAACGAATTACCGGGCAAACGCGCTCAATTCGTTCTCACTGAAGAGTGGTATAACGGCTTATTTGGTTTAGACGAATCTGAAGCGATGAATGATGGTTTCTGGTCTGAACTGTTAGCCGTACGTGGCGAAGTGAACAAAGTTCTGGAACAAGCGCGTACAGACAAGCACATTGGTGGTTCGTTAGAAGCTTCGGTAACGTTATATGCGGATAGCACATTAGCTGCTAAGTTAAATAGCTTAGGCGATGAACTGCGTTTTGCGCTGTTAACATCTCAAGCGAATGTGGCTGATATTGCAACGGCGCCTGCGGATGCACAAGACAGTGAACTGAAAGGCCTGAAAATTGCCTTCAGTAAAGCGGCTGGGGAAAAATGTCCTCGTTGCTGGCATTATGCAAGTGATATTGGTGCAGCGGCAGAACAACCTGAAATCTGTGGTCGCTGTGTGACTAACGTAGCCGGAAACGGTGAATTACGTAAGTTTGCTTAATGAAGACACCTATTTGTTCTACTGGTTTGCGTTGGCTGTGGCTGACGGTTGTGATTATCGTTGCAGATTTAGCAATTAAGCAATTGGTCTTAAAAGAGCTGACTCTGTACGATCCACACCCTTTAATTCCGTACTTTAACCTTATGTACGCTCAAAACTTTGGTGCGGCATTTAGTTTCCTGGCGGATAAAGGCGGCTGGCAGCGCTGGTTCTTTGCTGGAATAGCTATTGCCATCTCCATTACGTTAATGGTGATGATGTATCGCCAAAGTGTGAAAAAACGCCTGAGCAATATTGCTTATGCGTTAATTATTGGTGGTGCGATCGGTAATTTATTTGACCGTTTAGTGCATGGCTTTGTGGTTGACTACATTGATTTTTATGTTGGCAACTGGCACTGGCCGACCTTTAACTTGGCGGATATGGCCATTTGTATTGGTGCGGCATTGGTGATTTTTGAAGGCTTTTTGCCGGATAAACCCAAACAGCAAGATGCTAAATAGAACAGATAGTGCGATAGGTTGATAAAACCCAATATTGCATATTAATCATCTCAGCCCGACGATAGTCGGGCTGAACTTTATGATAAAAAACAGGTTTAGATTATGTCTACTCAAATACAGGCGCAGAGTTCTGTTTTACTGCATTTCACTCTGAAATTAGAAGATGGCTCCACGGCAGATTCTTCTCACGCACAAGGAAAGCCTGCGTTGTTTGCTCTTGGAAATGATTCACTGTCGCCAGAATTAGAAGCGCAACTGATTGGGCTATCTGAAGGTGAAAAGAAAACATTTTCCTTAGCTGGGGATACGGTATTCGGGAAACATAATCCAGACTTAGTGCAATACTTTTCATTGCGTGATTTTATGGAAACGGGGATCCCTGAAATTGGTACCATCATGCTGTTTACGGGCATGAATGGAAGCGAAATGCCGGGTGTCGTGAAGGCAATCGAAGGGGAATCAATTACTGTTGATTTTAACCATCCTCTTGCTGAGCAACAAATTACCTTTGAAATTGAAGTGCTAGAAATAGCCCCACAATTGGAGAGTCACCATGCAAATATTAATGGCTAATCCTCGTGGATTTTGTGCGGGTGTTGACCGTGCAATCAGTATTGTTGAACGCGCCTTAGAAATTTATGGCGCACCGATTTACGTTCGCCATGAAGTGGTGCATAACCGCTATGTGGTTGACGATTTACGCCAGCGTGGCGCTATCTTCATTGAAGAAATCTCTGAAGTTCCGGATGGCTCTATTCTAATTTTCTCAGCTCATGGCGTTTCACAAGCCATTCGCCAAGAAGCCCGTTCCCGCGATTTAACCATGTTATTTGATGCGACCTGCCCATTAGTGACTAAAGTGCATATGGAAGTGGCTCGCGCAAGTCGTAAAGGCAAAGAAGCGATTTTAATCGGTCACGCAGGACATCCTGAAGTGGAAGGGACAATGGGGCAATACAATAACCCTGAAGGGGGAATGTATCTTGTTGAAAGCCCTGAAGACGTTTGGAAGCTACAGGTAAAAGATGAAAACAACCTGAGCTTTATGACGCAAACGACGCTTTCAGTGGATGATACCTCCGATGTGATTGATGCGCTCACCCGTCGATTCCCTAATATCGTTGGACCGCGTAAAGACGATATTTGCTATGCGACCACGAACCGCCAAGAAGCGGCGCGTGAGCTCGCGGAAAAAGCCGATATCGTGCTAGTTGTTGGTTCGAAAAACTCGTCCAACTCAAACCGTTTAGCTGAATTAGCGTCTCGAATGGGGAAGGCCGCATTTCTGATTGATGGTGCTGAAGATATTCAAACCGAGTGGTTAAAAGATAAGAAAATTATCGGATTGACTGCGGGGGCATCCGCGCCAGATATTTTAGTCCGCCAAGTGATTGATAGACTGAAAGAGCTGGGTGCCGACTCCGTAGTTGAGCTGCAAGGGCGAGAAGAAAATATCGTTTTTGAAGTACCAAAAGAGCTGCGTGTGGACGTTAAAGAAATTAACTAATACATTGATTTTATTATAGTAGCGGCTGATTTGGCCGCTGCTGTTTTCTATTTTGTCAGCACCCCATCCCATATCAATACAATTTTTTCTGATAATCATCCCCCTCTCTACGGTTTTATTAATATCTCCAGATTAGTGCTGGCGTCCCGATTCAAGTTTCTTTAAGGTATAACCAAGATTTTATTTTGGTTTTCGCCTCAATATTTACGAAAGGATCAAAAATGGCAGATTCAACTGTACGCGTTGCGATTGTCGGTGCGGGTGGGCGCATGGGGCGCCAATTAATTCAAGCAGCACAAGAACAAGACGGAATTCAACTTGGCGCAGCCATTGAGCGTGAAGGCTCTTCACTTATAGGCACTGATGCGGGTGAATTGGCGGGAATTGGGCAAATTGGTGTGAAAGTCGTTGGTCACTTAGATTCTGTCGTTAATGATTTTGATGTACTGATTGATTTCACCCGTCCTGAAGGTACCTTACAATATTTAGCGTTCTGCCAATCTCACCAAAAAGGCATGGTCATTGGGACCACAGGATTTGATGAACAAGGAAAATTGGCCATTGCTGAAGCCGCAAAATCTATCCCAATTGTCTTCGCTGCCAACTTTAGCGTTGGTGTGAATCTGGTGCTGAAATTACTGGAAAAAGCGGCGAAAGTGATGGGAGATTACACTGATATTGAAATTATTGAAGCCCATCATCGTCATAAAGTTGATGCCCCTTCAGGCACTGCGCTGGCGATGGGGGAATCTATCGCGGATGCATTAGGAAAAGATCTGAAAGAGTGTGCGGTGTATGCACGTGAAGGCTATACCGGAGAGCGTGAGCCGGGCACGATTGGTTTTGCTACTGTACGTGCTGGCGATATTGTTGGTGAGCACACTGCAATGTTTGCTGATATTGGCGAGCGTGTAGAGATAAGCCACAAGGCTTCCAGTCGTATGACCTTTGCTAAAGGCGCGATAAGAGCATCATCTTGGGTTAATGCCAAGAAAGATGGGTTATACAATATGAAAGATGTCCTTAATCTTGATGATTTGTAGTTTTTTATAAAATAAATTTCCATTTAAAATCAGATGGCTTCGATTGAAGCCTCTGATTTATCGTAATCTATTTATTTAATTTAATTAAATCCGTTGTTTTCTATTATCTTTGTGTCATTTTTCCTCTTTTTTACTCAAAAATTGCACTTTAGATCCTCCCTTGTCTGCGCTATTATCCATTTTGCACTTTTCTTCGCTATTAACCGTTTGCGTTTTTACCCATGAATAGTTATTTCATTAGCCTTCTATAGAAAAAATAGGTAAGAATGCAAAAAAGTAAGCTAAAAGTGAAAAAAATGCATTTTTTTCTAGACAAGACTCTATCCCATCATTAGAATGCGCGCAATTTGCCAAAAATTTGCTTAAAAACTCATTTTGGCATTGATTTAGATCGCAAAATCTGAATTAATATGCAAAAAATATGATTGATTATTCTCCGGAGGATGTTTTGATAAAGTCAGCTATATTGGTTCTGGAAGACGGAACCCAATTCCACGGGCGTGCCATTGGTGCTGAAGGGGCCGCTATTGGAGAAGTCGTTTTCAATACTTCAATGACCGGATATCAAGAAATAATTACTGACCCTTCCTATTCCCGCCAAATTGTTACTCTCACTTATCCCCATATTGGTAATGTCGGCACTAATGCTGATGACGAAGAATCTCCTAACGTACACGCTCAAGGCCTTATCATTCGCGACTTACCATTAATTTACAGTAACTTTCGTGGTCAGGAAGGCTTGTCTGAATATCTGAAACGCCACAATGTGGTGGCTATCGCGGATATCGACACGCGCAAATTAACCCGCCTGTTAAGAGAAAAAGGCGCACAAAACGGTTGTATCATCGCAGGGGATAACCCAGATGCGGCGTTGGCTTTAGAAAAAGCACGCAGCTTCTCAGGTTTAAATGGCTTAGATTTAGCAAAAGAAGTTTGCACCAAAGAGATTTACAGCTGGACTCAACGCTCTTGGAACTTAGAAGAAGGGCAACCAGCAGCAAGCAAAGAAGATGAGCTGCCATTACACGTTGTTGCTTACGATTTTGGTGCAAAGCGCAATATTCTGCGTATGTTAGTTGACCGTGGGTGCCGCTTAACCGTCGTTCCGGCAACAACACCAGCAGAAACGGTGTTAGCGATGAACCCAGATGGGATTTTCTTATCAAACGGCCCTGGCGACCCAGCCCCTTGTGACTACGCTATCAACGCTATCCAAGAATTCTTAAAAACTGAAATCCCCGTATTTGGCATTTGCTTGGGTCACCAATTGCTAGCATTAGCAAGTGGCGCCAATACCGTGAAGATGAAGTTTGGTCACCACGGTGCTAACCACCCAGTTAAAGATTTAGATAAAGATGTGGTGATGATCACGGCTCAAAACCACGGTTTTGCGGTTGATGAATCCACACTACCCGACACATTGCGTGTGACGCACAAATCGCTGTTTGATGGCACTTTGCAAGGTATCCATCGCACAGATAAACCTGCATTCAGTTTCCAAGGTCACCCAGAAGCCAGTTCTGGTCCTCATGATGCCGCAGGTCTTTTTGACCACTTCATTGATTTAATCAACGAATACCGTCAAAACACACCACGTTCAAACGCAAAATAATCGGGAGAAAGAAAATGGCAAAACGTACAGATATTAAAAGCATTCTGATCCTCGGTGCGGGCCCGATTGTTATCGGCCAAGCGTGTGAGTTTGACTATTCAGGTGCGCAAGCGTGTAAAGCTCTTAGAGAAGAAGGCTACCGCGTTATTCTAGTGAACTCGAACCCAGCGACTATCATGACAGACCCAGAAATGGCGGATGCAACTTACATCGAGCCAATTCACTGGGAAGTGGTACGCAAAATCATTGAAAAAGAGCGCCCAGATGCAGTATTACCAACCATGGGTGGACAAACCGCGCTGAACTGTGCCCTTGAGCTTGAACGCCAAGGTGTATTGGCTGAATTTGGCGTGACCATGATTGGTGCGACTGCGGACGCGATTGATAAAGCAGAAGACCGCCAGCGCTTTGATAAAGCGATGAAAAAAATCGGTTTAGGCACAGCGCGTTCAGGTATCGCACACACAATGGAAGAAGCTAATGCCGTCGCTGATGACGTTGGTTTCCCGTGTATCATTCGCCCATCTTTCACCATGGGGGGGGCCGGTGGTGGTATCGCGTATAACCGCGAAGAATTTGAAGAAATCTGTACTCGTGGTTTAGATTTATCTCCAACTAACGAATTATTAATCGATGAATCGTTAATTGGTTGGAAAGAGTATGAAATGGAAGTAGTTCGCGATAAGAAAGATAACTGCATTATCGTCTGCTCCATTGAAAACTTCGACGCAATGGGAATTCACACTGGTGACTCCATCACCGTCGCACCTGCGCAAACACTGACAGATAAAGAATACCAAATCATGCGTGATGCCTCGATGGCAGTACTGCGTGAAATCGGCGTTGAAACAGGCGGTTCTAACGTTCAGTTCGCCGTTAACCCGAAAGATGGTCGCTTAATTGTTATCGAGATGAACCCGCGTGTTTCTCGTTCATCCGCACTAGCGTCAAAAGCAACAGGCTTCCCAATTGCTAAGATCGCTGCAAAATTAGCGGTTGGTTACACTCTCGATGAGCTGATGAATGACATCACAGGCGGTCGTACTCCTGCGTCATTTGAACCGTCTATCGACTACGTTGTGACCAAAATCCCTCGTTTTAACTTCGAAAAATTCGCAGGAAGCAATGACCGTCTGACCACCCAAATGAAATCAGTGGGTGAGGTGATGGCTATTGGTCGCACATTCCAAGAATCTATGCAAAAAGCGCTGCGTGGTCTGGAAGTGGGCGCAACAGGCTTTGACCCGAAAGTGAGCCAGGACGACCCAGAATCGTTAACTCGCATTCGCCGTGAGCTGAAAGATGCGGGCTCCGACCGTATTTGGTACATCGCTGATGCATTCCGCGCAGGCCTATCTATCGATGGTATCTTCAATCTAACTAATATCGACCGCTGGTTCTTAGTACAAATTGAAGAGCTGGTGCGTTTAGAAAACGAAGTGGCAGAGTTAGGTATTAATGGTCTGACTAAAGATTTCTTACGCCAACTGAAGCGTAAAGGTTTTGCGGATGCGCGTCTGGCAAGTTTAGTGGGTGTGTCTGAAGCTGAATTACGTAAGTTACGTCAAGGTTATGATTTACATCCAGTTTATAAGCGTGTAGATACCTGTGCGGCAGAGTTTGCGACCGACACTGCTTATATGTACTCGACTTATGAAGATGAATGCGAATCCAATCCGAACAACGATAAACCAAAAATCATGGTATTAGGTGGCGGTCCAAACCGTATCGGGCAAGGTATCGAATTCGACTACTGCTGCGTACATGCTTCATTAGCGTTGCGTGAAGATGGTTATGAAACCATCATGGTCAACTGTAACCCAGAAACCGTTTCAACAGATTATGACACCTCTGACCGCCTCTATTTCGAGCCAGTGACACTGGAAGATGTATTAGAAATCGTCCGTATCGAACAGCCGAAAGGGGTGATTGTTCAATATGGTGGTCAAACTCCACTGAAATTAGCGCGTGCATTAGAAGCCGCGGGTGTACCGGTTATTGGTACTAGCCCAGATGCGATTGACCGTGCAGAAGACCGTGAGCGTTTCCAACAAGCGGTTAATCGCTTAAACCTGAAACAGCCACAAAACGCCACTGTTGCAACTATCGAACAAGCTGTTGAAAAAGCAGCTGGTATCGGCTATCCACTGGTGGTTCGTCCATCTTACGTACTGGGCGGTCGTGCGATGGAAATCGTTTATGACGAAGTTGACCTGCGTCGCTACTTCCAAACCGCGGTGAGTGTGTCTAACGATGCTCCAGTCCTATTAGACCGCTTCCTTGATGATGCGATTGAAGTTGACGTGGATGCAATCTGCGACGGTGAAATGGTGCTGATTGGCGGAATTATGGAGCACATTGAGCAAGCGGGTGTTCACTCTGGTGACTCAGCATGTTCACTGCCAGCTTATACATTAAGCCAAGAAATTCAGGATGTGATGCGTGAACAAGTGCGCAGTCTGGCATTCGAGTTACGCGTTCGCGGTCTGATGAACGTCCAGTTTGCGGTGAAGAACAACGAAGTTTACCTGATTGAAGTGAACCCGCGTGCAGCAAGAACGGTGCCATTTGTTTCTAAAGCAACAGGCGTACCACTAGCGAAAGTTGCCGCGCGTGTTATGGCGGGTCAAACACTGACTCAGCAAGGCGTGACTGAAGAAGTCATTCCACCTTACTACTCAGTCAAAGAAGTGGTTCTGCCATTCAACAAGTTCCAAGGTGTTGACCCAATCCTCGGACCAGAAATGCGCTCAACGGGTGAAGTGATGGGTGTTGGTCGCACATTTGCTGAAGCATTTGCTAAGGCGATGTTAGGCAGCAACTCAACCATGAAGAAATCCGGTCGCGCACTGCTGTCTGTTCGTGAAGGCGATAAAACGAAAGTTGTTGATTTAGCAGCGAAACTGCTGAAACACGGTTTTGAGTTAGATGCGACTCACGGAACGGCGATTGTCTTGGGTGAAGCGGGTATTAACCCACGTTTAGTGAACAAAGTTCACGAAGGTCGTCCACACATTCAAGACCGTATTAAGAATGGAGAGTACAACTACATCGTGAATACAACGGCAGGTCGTCAAGCGATTGAAGATTCAAAACTCATTCGCGGTAGCGCACTGCGTTACAAAGTTCACTATGATACAACCCTCAACGGTGGCTTTGCGACGGCATTATCCCTGAGCGCAGACCCAACGGATAAAGTGATTTCTGTACAAGAGATGCACGCATTAATTAAATAATCACTGATTCGCTGATTATTAACCCCAGTGGTGTTATCGCCTCTGGGGTTTTTTTATGGGGAGCGAAAAAGTGGAATAAATTAATATAAATGAAAAATAGTGCACAATAGTGATTGACCCTCACGTAACGTGAGGCACTAACCTGCATTTCAGGACAGGAGGCTAAGATGCTATTTCAAGTGGGTGAGATTGCAGAGAAAACAGGATTAACCATTCGTACCCTTCATCATTATGAAGAGATTGGTTTATTACTGCCGACTGCCAGAACCGATGCAGGTTATCGACTCTATAATATGCAATGTATTGAACGTTTGACGCAAATTCAGATGCTGCGTCAGGTGGGAGTCAAACTGAAAGACATCGGTGAGTTACTTAATGGTCACAGTGGCGATATCTCTCTTTTGCTGCAAGAGCGTATTAGTCTGTTAACCGAGCAGATGAAGCAGATTGAAAAACTGCGTTCACGTCTCGAGCGGTTACAGCAGCAAATGCAACAGGGAGATAACCCCACTCAGGCTGATTGGTTTTCATTATTGGAGATGATGTCGATGTTTGATAAATATTTTACCCCTCAAGAGCTTGAGCAATTGCCACTATACACGGCGAACACATTGAAAAATCAAGAGTGGCAACAGCGGGTCGCCACAGTAAAATCGTTAATGGAAAAAGGTGAATCACCGAAATCAGCTGAAGTACAAGCGGTTGGTGTTGAGTGGATGACTGCCTTGGAAAGAGATACGGGCGGAAACCCTGATTTCTTTGCGCGTTTAAATCAAATTCACTTAACCGACAACGAGCTAATGTTCTCGACAGGGATCACCGAAGCGATCATTGACTTTGTAGCTCGGGGCTTTAGTGAGTACCAACTATCACGTTTTAAACCCCATTTAACCGCTGAGCAATTTGCTGTTGTTAGTCAACATTACTTTGAGTCAGGCAAGGTATGGCCTGAATTTATTTCAGGAATTTATAATGCTTTGAAAGCGGGGGATGCCCCAGATTCGCCGAATGTGCAGAAATTGGCGGGAATGTGGTTAACCATGTTTAACCAATTTACTGGGGGCGATCCGCTATTACAGGAAAAAATCCGCACGATTTATCGCGAAGATCCGGTTATTTCTCAAGGAACATGGATGACGCCAGAAATTGGGCAGTATCTGTTTTCCGCCATTAGTTTCTTATTGGCGAAGCAATAACAGCGTAAGTTAGCAATCCATTATTGATATCAAAGTCGCGACAGAATATGCCGCGACTTTTTTGTTTTAGGTGTGTTAAGAGATTAAAAATGGACGGTTTGGACACCCATTGTTGCGGCTTGTCCACCCACATAAACTCGGCTGATAGCCTGATCTTGATGAGAGATTTCCACTTGAATTTGCGAGGAACACCCCATTGCTCGCCCTTGCTCTAACAGAAAATGGGTTTCTGTGGGGAAGACATGTTTCACAAGATAGCAGCCAAGAGCACCACTGGCGCTACCGGTTGCGGACTCTTCATTAATTCCGTAGAGCGGAGCAAAATTTCGGCAATGAGCAGTAAAAGAAGGCGACTGGTTTAACTCAAAAACATGAAAACCAATCGAGTCAAATTCACGGCTCAGCTGCGCGATAGCATCATAATTAGGTTTTAAATTATCCAATTGATTGGATTGCACGGGGACTAAAATATCAGGTAATCCAGTGGAGATAATTTCAATAGGTAAACCTGTTTCTGTGATTGTCTCAGCTGGGATACCTAATGCGGCAGCGACGGTATTCACATCAGGCCCTTGGCGAGTAGCGGGGAGTGTTTGTTGCATAGTGACCCCATCAGCACTGACCGTAACATTTAAAATACCTGCTTTGGTTTTTTGGGAGTAGGTGCCAGCGGCTAATTGATTCAGTGAAAATAGGGTAAAAAAGACAGCCAATGTTGCATGTCCACAAAAGTCGACTTCACTTTCAGGGGTGAAAAAATCCACTTTAAAATCCGTTTCTTCACCCGCACTTTCTCCGGAATAGACAAACGCCGTTTCGGAAAATCCCACTTGGCGAGCAATCGTAATTTTTTGTGCATCACTGAGTTTCGGGGGATTGAGCACGACTCCGGCAGGATTTCCGCCTGTGTTATTTCGAGTAAATGAGTTTACAAGATGAACGTTAAGCGTGTGTTCATTCGTAGGTATTGCTGTGTTGTGCATAGTGTCTCCAGGGAAATTAAGCGCGTTTATTGAGTTATTTATTAGTACGAAGTGAGCGCATATTGAGAGGTAGATATGGTTTTGTAGCGGCGACCAAACACTGAAACTTGTGTTGGTCGCGTGAGATGATTTAGGCGTGCAATTTAGCTTTCTTTGCTGCCTTTCAAAGCTTTACGGTGCTTCCAGTAGACGATAATGGAGCCAATCAAACCACTGACCAACAGCACAACAGGGATGATCATCAGTGCGGTGATCACGACTTGTTCATGCTCTTTAACGAAAGGAATTTGGTTAACGGCATAGCCCAAAGTCACAATAATACCGACCCACAATAACCCGCTAAGCCAGTTGAATAATTGGAAACGGCGGTGGCTTAAATCGGATAATCCCGCTAACAATGGCAGTAGCGTTCTCACGAATGCCAGAAAGCGTCCGATCAATAATGCATACAAACCTTGTCGGTTAAACATATCATTGGCTTTTTTATGATATTCCTCAGGGAGTTGAGAAAGCCAGCGTTTAACTATCTTCGTTTCGCTTAACCAACGCCCTTGAACAAATCCAAGCCAGCAGCCTAAACTCGCAGCCGTCGCTAGCAGCAAGATTGTGGGGACAAAGTGCAAAACACCTTTGGCAATCAATGCACCAGAAAGCAGTAAAAGGGTATCACCTGGTAAAAATGCGGCGGGGAGCACGCCATTTTCTAATACAATCACCACAAAGAGTACGGTGTAAATTACCCAGAGAACTTCTGGGTTGGCGAGCTTCATAAAATCGTGTTGCCAAAGTGCCAGTACGATTTCGCGTATGACTTCCATAATCGTTCCTGTATCTGCATAAAGCGAATCATTGGGCTCTATATTACAGGAAAAATTTCAGCCTAGTTTGATTTGTTTGGGTAATTATCTAAAAGGTAGTGATTAACTGCCTAATAATTAAGGACAGAATGTTGATGTTTAAATGCGCGCGAAAGCACGTTGTAAATCATCAATGAGATCTTGCGGGTGTTCTAAGCCGACATGCAGACGGAAAAACGACCCACTATCCGGTTGATAATTGTATTGGCGCATACTGAGTAAATCTTCGGTTTGATAACCAAGAATCAGTGATTCAAACCCGCCCCATGAATACCCCATTTTAAAATGGCTAAAGTGGTCGAGAAAATCGCTGAACTGTTTAGGGGATAACCGCGAATTTAATTGAAATGAAAACAACCCGTTGCAGCCACTAAAATCCCGTTTAAAGAATTCATGCCCAGGGTGGCCTGGAAGTGCAGGATGAAAAACATGTGCCACAGCGGGATGCTCTACTAACCAGTTTGCGACGGCTAAACTGTTCGCTTCATGCTGCTTGAGGCGGGTTGGTAAGGTGTGAAGACCTCTACCAGCCATGTAAACAGTATCAGGATCGGCAGTTTGCCCCAATAAATATGAATTTTCTCGCAAAGTTTCGATGCAGCGCTGGTTGGCAACAGCGACCCCTAACATGCCATCTGAATGACCATTAATGTACTTTGTCGCGGATTGAATAGAGATATCTACATCAAATAAAAGAGGTTTAAGTAAGACACCCGCAGCCCATGTATTATCGAGCATGATAATGATTTCTGGGGATTTTTGACGAATGGCTTTTACAATAGCAGGAAGGTCATGGACTTCCATAGTGATAGAACCTGGCGATTCCAAAAAAACAATTTTGGTATTTGGACGGATTAAATCGGCAATTTTTGCGCCAGTTAATGGGTCGAAATAATTCGTTTCAACATTCAAATTAGTGAGGATTTTGTCGCAGAAGTTTTGTGTCGGGTCATAGGCTGACCCCGTGACCAGAATATGATCCCCCGCGCTGATAAATGACATAATGGCATTGGTGATCGCTGCTGCACCTGAAGGGTAAAGAACACAGCCAGCACCACATTCCAATTCGGTCATCGCTTCTTGGAAAGCAAAATGGGTCTGTGTACCTCGGCGACCATACATTAATACGCCATTTGCGCGATTGCGTACAGCATGCTTTTTATCTTCTACCGAATCAAAAATCACGGAAGAGGTACGTTGAATGACAGGGTTTACCCCTTTTTGAGTGAATTTAGGGTTTCTACCAAGATGCACGAGCTGGGTTTCTGGTCTTATGTT
This window encodes:
- the lspA gene encoding signal peptidase II; its protein translation is MKTPICSTGLRWLWLTVVIIVADLAIKQLVLKELTLYDPHPLIPYFNLMYAQNFGAAFSFLADKGGWQRWFFAGIAIAISITLMVMMYRQSVKKRLSNIAYALIIGGAIGNLFDRLVHGFVVDYIDFYVGNWHWPTFNLADMAICIGAALVIFEGFLPDKPKQQDAK
- the fkpB gene encoding FKBP-type peptidyl-prolyl cis-trans isomerase; amino-acid sequence: MSTQIQAQSSVLLHFTLKLEDGSTADSSHAQGKPALFALGNDSLSPELEAQLIGLSEGEKKTFSLAGDTVFGKHNPDLVQYFSLRDFMETGIPEIGTIMLFTGMNGSEMPGVVKAIEGESITVDFNHPLAEQQITFEIEVLEIAPQLESHHANING
- the ispH gene encoding 4-hydroxy-3-methylbut-2-enyl diphosphate reductase yields the protein MQILMANPRGFCAGVDRAISIVERALEIYGAPIYVRHEVVHNRYVVDDLRQRGAIFIEEISEVPDGSILIFSAHGVSQAIRQEARSRDLTMLFDATCPLVTKVHMEVARASRKGKEAILIGHAGHPEVEGTMGQYNNPEGGMYLVESPEDVWKLQVKDENNLSFMTQTTLSVDDTSDVIDALTRRFPNIVGPRKDDICYATTNRQEAARELAEKADIVLVVGSKNSSNSNRLAELASRMGKAAFLIDGAEDIQTEWLKDKKIIGLTAGASAPDILVRQVIDRLKELGADSVVELQGREENIVFEVPKELRVDVKEIN
- the dapB gene encoding 4-hydroxy-tetrahydrodipicolinate reductase, whose amino-acid sequence is MADSTVRVAIVGAGGRMGRQLIQAAQEQDGIQLGAAIEREGSSLIGTDAGELAGIGQIGVKVVGHLDSVVNDFDVLIDFTRPEGTLQYLAFCQSHQKGMVIGTTGFDEQGKLAIAEAAKSIPIVFAANFSVGVNLVLKLLEKAAKVMGDYTDIEIIEAHHRHKVDAPSGTALAMGESIADALGKDLKECAVYAREGYTGEREPGTIGFATVRAGDIVGEHTAMFADIGERVEISHKASSRMTFAKGAIRASSWVNAKKDGLYNMKDVLNLDDL
- the carA gene encoding glutamine-hydrolyzing carbamoyl-phosphate synthase small subunit; this encodes MIKSAILVLEDGTQFHGRAIGAEGAAIGEVVFNTSMTGYQEIITDPSYSRQIVTLTYPHIGNVGTNADDEESPNVHAQGLIIRDLPLIYSNFRGQEGLSEYLKRHNVVAIADIDTRKLTRLLREKGAQNGCIIAGDNPDAALALEKARSFSGLNGLDLAKEVCTKEIYSWTQRSWNLEEGQPAASKEDELPLHVVAYDFGAKRNILRMLVDRGCRLTVVPATTPAETVLAMNPDGIFLSNGPGDPAPCDYAINAIQEFLKTEIPVFGICLGHQLLALASGANTVKMKFGHHGANHPVKDLDKDVVMITAQNHGFAVDESTLPDTLRVTHKSLFDGTLQGIHRTDKPAFSFQGHPEASSGPHDAAGLFDHFIDLINEYRQNTPRSNAK